A genomic stretch from Natronomonas gomsonensis includes:
- a CDS encoding NUDIX hydrolase produces the protein MTTVDGLWYLADEAEQRAAQAYHRTVDTYGEGLLERTYRKHVSRGRFRTLAERIQRSGAPYGAHTLVYRPSGEVLLVRHEGVDLWVLPGGGVDGSESFREAAERELQEEAGVDAAYDGLAMLNRVEITCGGHRTWGVLPVFRARAETTDTAIADPDDEISAARWFDPPSVPEDTRDREDLIDAVRAVA, from the coding sequence GTGACGACCGTCGACGGCCTCTGGTATCTCGCCGACGAGGCCGAACAGCGCGCCGCACAGGCGTACCACCGGACTGTCGACACCTACGGCGAGGGGCTCCTCGAACGCACCTACCGGAAACACGTCTCACGCGGGCGGTTCCGGACGCTTGCCGAACGCATCCAACGCAGCGGCGCACCCTACGGTGCCCACACGCTCGTATACCGTCCGTCGGGGGAGGTCCTCCTCGTGCGTCACGAGGGCGTCGACCTGTGGGTTCTCCCGGGCGGCGGCGTCGACGGTTCGGAGTCGTTCCGCGAGGCCGCCGAGCGGGAACTACAGGAGGAAGCCGGCGTCGACGCCGCCTACGACGGCCTGGCGATGCTCAACCGCGTCGAGATTACCTGTGGGGGCCACCGGACGTGGGGCGTCCTCCCGGTGTTCCGTGCGCGGGCGGAGACGACCGACACGGCGATAGCCGACCCCGACGATGAAATCAGCGCGGCGCGGTGGTTCGACCCGCCGTCGGTCCCCGAGGACACCCGCGACCGCGAGGACCTCATCGACGCTGTACGCGCCGTCGCCTGA
- a CDS encoding DUF1918 domain-containing protein, with protein MAFEKGDNVVFHDKHSEYDGETGEVTQVSETMFGDNTYIVQFEEGQEAGIPEDSLEAADADDEDEE; from the coding sequence ATGGCATTCGAGAAGGGCGACAACGTCGTCTTCCACGACAAGCACAGCGAGTACGACGGCGAGACCGGCGAGGTGACGCAGGTCTCCGAGACGATGTTCGGCGACAACACCTACATCGTCCAGTTCGAGGAAGGACAGGAAGCGGGCATCCCCGAGGACTCCTTGGAGGCTGCCGACGCGGACGACGAAGACGAGGAGTGA
- a CDS encoding RAD55 family ATPase, translated as MSERLRTGINVLDRKLNGGIPAGSIVALTAQPASQAELFLYELTATRGTLYLSLDRTGDSVSNSIDNSNTMTGDPTVRDVTGDAPLDNATKLVSALPESSNLIIDPADVLERQEPTRYRNFMNELQNHIYNTGGLAILHCLDGRNVPDLRDTTEHMADLVFQLDTSVKGDRIENRLAVPKFRGGQALSDVIKLELSDEVDIDTSRDIA; from the coding sequence ATGAGCGAGCGCCTCAGAACCGGAATTAACGTTCTCGACCGGAAGCTCAACGGTGGGATTCCGGCCGGGAGCATCGTGGCGCTCACCGCCCAGCCTGCAAGCCAAGCGGAACTGTTCCTGTACGAACTCACGGCCACTCGCGGGACGCTGTATCTCTCACTGGACAGAACAGGCGATTCGGTCTCCAACAGCATCGACAACTCGAACACGATGACGGGAGACCCGACGGTGCGGGACGTGACGGGCGACGCCCCACTCGACAACGCGACGAAACTCGTCTCCGCGCTTCCGGAGTCCTCGAATCTCATTATCGACCCTGCCGACGTGCTCGAACGCCAGGAGCCGACCCGCTATCGGAACTTCATGAACGAACTCCAGAATCACATCTACAACACGGGAGGACTCGCGATCCTGCACTGTCTCGACGGCCGCAACGTTCCCGACCTGCGAGACACCACAGAACACATGGCGGATTTGGTGTTCCAACTCGACACCTCGGTGAAGGGCGACCGCATCGAGAACCGCCTCGCCGTCCCAAAGTTTCGCGGTGGTCAGGCACTTTCGGACGTCATCAAACTGGAACTGTCCGACGAGGTCGACATCGACACCAGCCGCGACATCGCATAG
- the pyrB gene encoding aspartate carbamoyltransferase, protein MRHDYLISAKQLSRGDIEAVLDRAAEIADDPGAVAHSHDNDLLGLLFFEPSTRTKMSFDTAMKRLGGDTVDMGSVESSSVKKGESLADTVRVIEGYTDAIVLRHPSEGAAKLASEFVDVPVINAGDGAGQHPTQTLLDLYTIRENAGFDDLTIGIMGDLKYGRTVHSLAHALTNFDASQHFISPESLRLPRSVRYDLHEAGAQVREHTDIENVLEALDVLYVTRIQRERFPDENEYRQIAGEYRIDADLLEKAKDDLTVMHPLPRVDEIAPEIDETEYATYFEQAHNGVPVRMALLDSIL, encoded by the coding sequence ATGCGCCACGATTACCTGATAAGCGCGAAGCAGTTGTCGCGTGGCGATATCGAGGCGGTGTTGGACCGCGCCGCCGAAATCGCCGACGACCCCGGCGCGGTCGCTCACTCCCACGACAACGACCTCCTCGGGTTGTTGTTCTTCGAGCCGAGTACGCGGACGAAGATGTCCTTCGACACCGCGATGAAGCGGCTCGGTGGCGACACCGTCGACATGGGGAGCGTCGAGTCCTCGTCGGTCAAAAAGGGCGAGTCGCTGGCCGACACCGTTCGCGTCATCGAGGGATACACCGACGCCATCGTCCTCAGACACCCCTCCGAGGGCGCCGCGAAACTGGCCAGCGAGTTCGTCGACGTGCCCGTCATCAACGCGGGCGACGGCGCGGGCCAACACCCCACTCAGACGCTATTGGACCTCTACACCATCCGCGAGAACGCCGGCTTCGACGACCTCACCATCGGCATCATGGGCGATTTGAAGTACGGCCGGACGGTCCACTCGCTGGCCCACGCGCTGACGAACTTCGACGCCAGCCAGCACTTCATCAGTCCAGAGAGCCTGCGACTGCCGCGTAGCGTTCGCTATGACCTCCACGAGGCCGGTGCGCAGGTCCGCGAACACACGGACATCGAGAACGTCCTCGAAGCACTCGACGTGTTGTACGTCACCCGCATCCAGCGGGAGCGGTTCCCCGATGAGAACGAGTACCGGCAGATAGCGGGCGAGTACCGCATCGACGCCGACCTGCTGGAGAAAGCCAAGGACGACCTGACGGTGATGCATCCGCTGCCGCGCGTCGACGAAATCGCACCCGAAATCGACGAAACGGAGTACGCGACGTACTTCGAACAGGCACACAACGGCGTTCCCGTCCGAATGGCGCTGCTCGATTCAATCCTATGA
- the cdd gene encoding cytidine deaminase, translating to MDDRELLEIAREAVERSYAPYSEYYVGAALETDDGSVYTGCNIENANYSNSVHAEELALSKAVEDGHREFEAVAVSSDRRDGVTPCGMCRQSLSEFCAADFRVVCEGEDGPTTYTLGELLPNTITMEHLE from the coding sequence ATGGACGACAGGGAACTACTTGAAATCGCTCGCGAGGCCGTCGAGCGGTCCTACGCGCCGTACTCGGAGTACTACGTCGGGGCAGCCCTCGAAACCGACGACGGGTCGGTGTACACCGGCTGTAACATCGAGAACGCCAACTACTCCAACAGCGTCCACGCCGAGGAGTTGGCGCTGTCGAAAGCCGTCGAGGATGGCCACCGGGAGTTCGAAGCGGTCGCGGTCAGTTCGGACCGCCGGGACGGCGTCACGCCCTGTGGGATGTGCCGACAGTCGCTGTCGGAGTTCTGTGCCGCTGATTTCCGCGTTGTCTGTGAGGGCGAGGACGGGCCGACGACGTACACGCTCGGCGAACTTCTCCCGAACACCATCACGATGGAGCATCTCGAATGA
- a CDS encoding RNA-binding protein, whose product MSAVPFHYVDLRAFCYATEDEKRVEAALRTFLPEDVDIEREETEGHHGDRILVLSVRLERADEVRHVLSALARLDDFQRLIDELDQRVDDNCAFFIQLDKQAAYKGDVELGTGLMLRGKVEAYPAKKEKAVETAEEALQELAEESD is encoded by the coding sequence ATGAGCGCCGTCCCGTTCCACTACGTCGACCTACGTGCGTTCTGTTATGCGACAGAGGACGAAAAGCGGGTCGAGGCGGCGCTGCGGACGTTTCTCCCCGAAGACGTCGACATCGAACGCGAGGAGACCGAGGGCCACCACGGCGACCGCATCCTCGTGTTGTCGGTACGACTCGAACGCGCCGACGAGGTGCGACACGTCCTCTCGGCGTTGGCGCGACTGGACGACTTCCAGCGACTCATCGACGAACTCGACCAGCGGGTCGACGACAACTGCGCCTTCTTCATCCAACTCGACAAGCAGGCCGCCTACAAAGGCGACGTCGAACTCGGAACGGGGTTGATGCTCCGCGGCAAGGTCGAAGCCTACCCCGCCAAGAAGGAGAAGGCGGTCGAGACGGCCGAGGAGGCGCTTCAGGAGTTGGCCGAGGAAAGCGACTGA
- the pyrI gene encoding aspartate carbamoyltransferase regulatory subunit produces MTDTELRVSKIESGTVIDHIAGGQALNVLAILGIDGTSGEEVSVGMNVPSDRLGRKDIVKVEGRELSQNEVDVLSLIAPAATINIVREFDVVEKHRVSRPESVVGVLSCPNANCITTENEPVESRFEVLDEGVRCAYCDTIIRESLAAHISVA; encoded by the coding sequence ATGACCGACACAGAACTCCGCGTCTCGAAAATCGAAAGCGGCACCGTCATCGACCACATCGCCGGCGGTCAGGCGCTCAACGTCCTCGCTATCCTCGGCATCGACGGCACCTCGGGCGAGGAGGTCTCCGTCGGGATGAACGTCCCCTCCGACCGACTCGGCCGCAAGGACATCGTGAAGGTCGAAGGCAGAGAGTTGAGTCAAAACGAGGTCGACGTGCTGTCGCTCATCGCGCCTGCCGCGACAATCAACATCGTCCGCGAGTTTGACGTGGTCGAGAAACATCGCGTCTCTCGCCCCGAAAGCGTCGTCGGCGTACTGTCGTGTCCGAACGCCAACTGCATCACCACGGAAAACGAACCCGTCGAATCGCGCTTCGAGGTCCTCGACGAGGGCGTCCGGTGTGCATACTGCGATACCATCATCAGGGAGTCGCTGGCCGCACACATCAGCGTCGCATAG
- a CDS encoding phosphopentomutase/phosphoglucosamine mutase, producing the protein MELFGTAGIRGDATTAVTPSLALAVGRAAAVDGETFVVGRDGRETGPALAAAVEAGIASGGAEVVRVGRVPTPALAYASRGRRGVMVTASHNPPQDNGLKLFVDGTEYDRTAEEAVESRVDGGTGPTDWSAWGDSTREEVLDDYRDTIVEYTRRVVGDCENTKVAVDCGNGMASVATPQVLRALGADVVALNANVDGHFPGRESKPTPESLEDLRAFVADGDFEFGIGHDGDADRIVVVDEEGEIVHEDTILAMLAGFYTRQSDAADPVVVTTPNASARIDEHVETHDGRIERVRLGALHEGVAAVRDTGTADTDVVFAAEPWKHVHTGFGPWIDGVTSAAVVGALIARDGLAELRAPIAERPYRKVSVDCPDDRKGPTMDVLESRLPESFPEASVDTEYGVRLTFDDASWTLVRPSGTEPYVRIYAESDDVEALVGDVREVVVEAIDDVS; encoded by the coding sequence ATGGAACTGTTCGGAACCGCCGGGATTCGGGGCGACGCGACGACGGCGGTGACGCCGTCGCTCGCGCTCGCGGTCGGCAGAGCCGCGGCCGTAGACGGCGAGACGTTCGTCGTCGGCCGCGACGGCCGCGAAACTGGTCCGGCGCTCGCCGCAGCGGTCGAAGCCGGAATAGCAAGCGGCGGCGCCGAGGTTGTCAGGGTCGGCCGCGTCCCGACGCCGGCGCTCGCCTACGCCTCTCGGGGACGTCGCGGCGTGATGGTCACGGCGAGTCACAATCCACCGCAGGACAACGGACTGAAACTGTTCGTCGACGGAACGGAGTACGACCGTACGGCCGAGGAGGCGGTCGAATCACGCGTCGACGGGGGGACGGGACCGACCGACTGGAGCGCGTGGGGAGATTCGACCCGCGAAGAGGTACTCGACGACTATCGCGACACCATCGTCGAGTACACGCGTCGAGTCGTCGGTGACTGTGAAAACACGAAAGTCGCCGTCGACTGCGGCAACGGGATGGCGAGCGTCGCGACTCCCCAAGTCCTCCGAGCGCTCGGTGCCGACGTCGTCGCGCTCAACGCCAACGTCGACGGCCACTTCCCCGGACGCGAGTCGAAACCCACACCCGAGAGCCTCGAAGACCTTCGTGCGTTCGTCGCCGACGGCGACTTCGAGTTCGGCATCGGCCACGACGGCGACGCAGACCGCATCGTGGTCGTCGACGAGGAAGGCGAAATAGTCCACGAGGACACCATCCTCGCGATGCTCGCGGGCTTTTACACCCGCCAGAGCGACGCCGCCGACCCGGTCGTCGTGACGACGCCGAACGCCTCGGCGCGCATCGACGAACACGTCGAGACGCACGACGGCCGAATCGAACGGGTCCGACTCGGCGCGCTTCACGAGGGCGTCGCCGCCGTCCGGGATACGGGGACGGCCGACACCGATGTCGTCTTCGCGGCGGAGCCGTGGAAACACGTCCATACCGGCTTCGGACCGTGGATAGACGGCGTCACCAGCGCCGCGGTCGTCGGTGCGTTGATTGCACGCGATGGCCTCGCGGAACTCCGGGCACCGATTGCCGAGCGACCCTACAGGAAGGTAAGCGTCGACTGTCCCGACGACCGAAAGGGGCCAACGATGGATGTTCTCGAATCCCGACTCCCGGAGTCGTTCCCCGAGGCGTCGGTCGACACCGAGTACGGCGTCCGGTTGACCTTCGACGACGCCTCGTGGACGCTGGTCCGTCCCAGCGGCACCGAACCGTACGTCCGCATCTACGCCGAAAGCGACGATGTCGAGGCGCTCGTCGGCGACGTTAGAGAGGTCGTCGTCGAGGCCATCGACGACGTGTCGTAG